In one Gossypium hirsutum isolate 1008001.06 chromosome D09, Gossypium_hirsutum_v2.1, whole genome shotgun sequence genomic region, the following are encoded:
- the LOC107907683 gene encoding uncharacterized protein — protein sequence MTFDPTQAYPSIMMAWIRFPALPSYLYNRKIITEIGELVGKVVKLDMNTDSRTRGQFARMAVYVNLEKPLVSQILINSRSQKVEYESLSIICFHCGRYGHMENICNFRIPDSTVDMNIDSSVTTPENKKLNIEGLEKKDENHRPWMIVERKSMRKFRDNLQKLSENQEREKEGSRFNGLNNKNLNKEIHDRDMADFQSSKKKAILNEDQRRKDLGIQNNSQSKLNRKNNKGKFKVVGSKIILGPIIKRNTGPQMGSRLIHNNANEIIQITDELTTGLGLGDSSPKQA from the coding sequence ATGACATTTGACCCTACACAGGCTTACCCAAGTATAATGATGGCATGGATCAGATTCCCTGCTTTACCTAGTTACTTATACAACCGCAAAATCATTACAGAAATTGGAGAACTTGTGGGTAAAGTGGTCAAGTTAGATATGAACACTGATAGTAGGACGAGGGGACAATTTGCTAGAATGGCAGTTTATGTCAATTTGGAAAAGCCATTGGTGTCCCAAATCTTGATCAATAGTCGATCACAAAAGGTGGAATACGAATCTCTTTCTATTATTTGCTTTCACTGTGGAAGGTATGGTCATATGGAAAACATTTGCAACTTTAGAATTCCTGACTCTACGGTTGATATGAACATTGACTCATCTGTGACGACACCGgagaataaaaaattgaacattgaagGATTGGAGAAGAAGGACGAGAACCATAGACCGTGGATGATCGTAGAAAGGAAATCAATGCGTAAATTTAGGGACAACCTGCAGAAATTATCCGAAAATCAAGAGAGGGAAAAGGAAGGTTCCCGATTCAATGGCCTCAATAATAAGAATTTAAACAAAGAAATTCATGACAGAGATATGGCTGATTTTCAGAGTTCTAAAAAGAAAGCTATTTTGAATGAAGATCAGCGCAGGAAAGATTTGGGTATCCAGAATAACAGTCAgtcaaaattaaatagaaaaaataataaaggtaaaTTTAAGGTGGTGGGCTCTAAAATTATTCTAGGCCCAATTATCAAAAGGAATACTGGACCGCAAATGGGTTCCAGATTGATTCACAATAATGCTAATGAGATTATACAGATTACAGATGAGCTTACCACTGGATTGGGCCTAGGGGATTCTTCTCCTAAACAGGCCTAG
- the LOC107908696 gene encoding uncharacterized protein codes for MPQGNLETLVSACAGASCDNKIVCETLATTQNDPDDHLHTADTSLDDEIPADFPPESFWLSKDSEFDWFDRNAFYQRKESHKGNSAPNSTNLNPNLNPDSNSQRFSVRKPRASIIGLPKPQKSCFAETNNRKNTKPATTRLFPKRSGSVKTDPPVVEPSSPKVSCMGRVKSRRDRNRSLRKNRQKSAEAETVKEKTARRSRSGCFPNFCAIFGSTGKAREPRSLPPEAPSPPRNRDVRCRLPPDDREAISMEPEITETEPVSLGGMKRFASGRRSEPLI; via the coding sequence ATGCCACAGGGCAATTTAGAAACCCTTGTTTCGGCCTGCGCCGGTGCTTCTTGCGATAACAAAATCGTCTGCGAGACTTTAGCTACCACCCAAAACGATCCAGACGACCACCTCCACACGGCCGACACATCTCTCGACGATGAAATCCCGGCCGATTTCCCGCCTGAATCCTTTTGGTTATCCAAAGACTCCGAGTTCGACTGGTTCGATCGCAATGCTTTTTACCAACGGAAAGAGTCGCATAAAGGAAACTCAGCTCCCAACTCTACCAATCTTAATCCTAATTTAAACCCCGACTCCAATTCTCAACGCTTTTCTGTGAGAAAGCCTAGAGCTTCCATCATCGGATTGCCCAAACCGCAGAAATCTTGCTTTGCTGAGACCAACAACAGGAAGAATACTAAGCCTGCAACTACAAGATTGTTTCCTAAACGATCCGGTTCCGTTAAAACCGATCCTCCAGTTGTTGAACCGTCTTCGCCTAAGGTCTCTTGTATGGGAAGAGTGAAATCGAGGCGAGACCGGAATCGCTCACTGAGAAAGAACCGCCAAAAATCCGCCGAAGCCGAAACAGTTAAAGAGAAAACGGCAAGAAGAAGCAGAAGCGGTTGCTTTCCAAATTTTTGTGCTATTTTTGGGTCCACTGGCAAAGCACGTGAACCACGCAGTCTTCCTCCAGAAGCGCCTTCGCCGCCGAGGAACAGAGACGTTAGGTGTCGCTTGCCGCCAGATGATCGTGAAGCAATATCGATGGAGCCTGAAATTACGGAGACTGAGCCGGTCAGTCTAGGAGGAATGAAGCGGTTCGCATCTGGTAGAAGATCGGAGCCGTTAATCTAA
- the LOC107908162 gene encoding uncharacterized protein, with protein sequence MGNCLVVEEKVIRIMEPDGKILEYQAPIKVEQVLSNFSGHALSDSFSGFHHLQPDAKLISGQLYYLIPLPSPSKKGKKKKVRFSNPEVNDDQVSSPNVVRIKLIISKQELQELLQNGGASAQDIASHNIQSKQTTNGIITPDVDDDSCRGSKPVLQTIAEVN encoded by the coding sequence ATGGGGAATTGCTTAGTTGTTGAAGAGAAAGTTATAAGAATTATGGAGCCTGATGGCAAAATCCTTGAATATCAAGCCCCCATCAAAGTTGAACAAGTGTTATCAAACTTCTCCGGTCATGCACTGTCGGATTCATTTTCAGGCTTCCACCATCTTCAACCTGATGCAAAGCTGATTTCAGGGCAGTTGTATTACCTTATACCTCTTCCATCACCATCCAAAAAGGGTAAGAAAAAGAAAGTGAGGTTTTCAAATCCAGAAGTGAATGATGACCAAGTAAGTAGTCCCAATGTTGTCAGAATTAAGTTGATAATTAGTAAGCAAGAACTGCAAGAGCTGCTTCAAAATGGAGGAGCTTCAGCTCAAGACATTGCATCTCACAACATACAAAGCAAACAAACCACAAATGGAATCATCACACCTGATGTTGATGATGATAGCTGCAGAGGGTCGAAGCCTGTATTACAAACCATAGCTGAAGTAAACTAG
- the LOC107908697 gene encoding cytochrome b-c1 complex subunit 9, mitochondrial, with product MDSATRRRSQGGLFEGLYRVIMRRNSVYVTFVIAGAFLGERAVDYGVHRLWEYNNVGKRYEDIPVLGQRQSEE from the exons ATGGATTCTGCAACTCGAAGAAGAAGTCAAGGAGGCCTCTTCGAAGGTCTCTACAGAGTCATCATGCGACGTAACTCTGTATACGTCACCTTTGTCATCGCCGGCGCTTTTCTCGGAGAACGC GCTGTGGATTATGGAGTTCATAGGCTCTGGGAATACAACAATGTCGGG AAACGATATGAAGACATTCCAGTGCTAGGACAGCGACAATCAGAGGAATGA